In Oncorhynchus tshawytscha isolate Ot180627B unplaced genomic scaffold, Otsh_v2.0 Un_contig_299_pilon_pilon, whole genome shotgun sequence, the following proteins share a genomic window:
- the LOC121844323 gene encoding cyclic nucleotide-gated cation channel-like, with translation MPGDVFFISMDWETELLCVLCRACFDELQTSGAIVWLVLDYLCDGLYILDTAVRLRTGFLEQGLLVKDLSKLRDSYLKTVQFKLDLLSILPTDLFYLSLGIHTPLLRFNRLLRFNRMFEFFDRTETRTSYPNAFRITNLVLYILVIIHWNACMYYSFSKALGLGSDSWVYPNQTTLSRGYIYCLYWSTLTLTTIGETPPPVRDEEFLFVVFDFLVGVLIFASIVGNVGAMISNMNATRAEFQSRIDQVKHYMQFRHVSRDLEHRVIRWFDYLWTNQKAVDEQEVLKSLPNKLRAEIAINVHLETLKKVRIFQDCEAGLLVELVLKLRPQVFSPGDYICRKGDIGKEMYIIKDGRLAVVGDDGATQLAMLTSGSCFGEISILNIRGSKMGNRRTANIRSLGYSDLFCLSKRDLTEALSDFPHARTQLEQRGRDILRKEGLLDEVGGDSLGVEEMEEKVEKLEACVDRLQTRLARLQMEYATAQQRLKQRITALEHSVGTTVTVGSGFLSDADGNESGGDDGARSEINIRL, from the exons atgccgggGGACGTGTTTTTCATCAGcatggactgggaaactg AATTGTTGTGTGTTCTGTGCAGGGCATGTTTTGATGAGCTTCAGACGAGTGGTGCCATCGTGTGGCTGGTGTTGGACTACCTGTGTGACGGTCTCTACATCTTGGACACAGCCGTCAGGCTACgcacag GTTTCCTGGAGCAGGGTCTGTTGGTGAAGGACCTCTCTAAGCTGAGAGACAGTTATCTGAAGACGGTTCAGTTTAAACTAGACCTGTTGTCTATCCTGCCTACTGACCTGTTCTACCTATCTCTGGGAatacacactcctctcctccgcttCAACAGACTTCTGCGGTTCAACCGCATGTTCGAGTTCTTCGACCGTACAGAGACCAGGACCAGTTACCCCAACGCCTTCCGCATCACTAACCTGGTCCTTTACATACTg gtgaTCATCCACTGGAATGCCTGTATGTACTACTCATTCTCCAAGGCCCTGGGACTGGGGTCTGACTCCTGGGTGTATCCCAACCAGACAACTCTGTCGCGGGGTTACATCTACTGCCTCTACTGgtccaccctcaccctcaccaccaTAGGAGAGACACCGCCACCCGTACGAGATGAGGAGTTCCTCTTTGTGGTCTTTGACTTCCTG GTGGGTGTGTTGATCTTCGCCAGCATCGTGGGGAACGTGGGAGCCATGATCTCCAATATGAACGCTACGCGGGCAGAGTTCCAGAGCCGCATCGACCAGGTCAAACACTACATGCAGTTCAGACACGTCAGCCGTGACCTGGAGCACCGTGTCATTCGCTGGTTCGACTACCTCTGGACCAATCAGAAGGCGGTAGACGAACAGGAAGTTCTGAAGAGCCTGCCCAATAAACTGAGGGCTGAGATCGCTATCAATGTGCACCTGGAAACTTTAAagaag GTGCGTATCTTCCAGGACTGTGAAGCGGGCCTGCTAGTAGAGTTGGTATTGAAGCTGCGTCCCCAGGTCTTCTCTCCAGGAGATTATATCTGTCGTAAAGGAGATATTGGGAAGGAGATGTACATTATTAAAGATGGCCGCCTGGCGGTGGTGGGAGATGATGGAGCTACTCAGCTGGCCATGCTCACTTCAGGAAGCTGCTTCGGGGAGATCAg CATCCTGAACATCCGGGGCAGTAAGATGGGAAACAGGAGAACAGCTAACATCCGTAGCCTTGGTTACTCtgacctgttctgtctgtctaagaGAGATCTGACCGAGGCACTCAGCGACTTCCCTCATGCTAGAACCCAGTTGGAGCAGAGGGGGCGGGATATCCTCAGGAAGGAGGGGCTACTGGATGAAGTGGGAGGAGATAGCCTGGGAGTGGAGgaaatggaggagaag GTGGAgaagttggaggcgtgtgtggatCGTCTCCAGACGCGGTTGGCACGTTTACAAATGGAGTATGCCACCGCGCAGCAACGTCTGAAGCAGCGAATCACGGCTCTGGAACACAGCGTCGGCACCACGGTTACCGTCGGAAGCGGTTTCCTGTCGGACGCCGATGGCAATGAGAGTGGCGGTGACGACGGAGCACGCAGTGAGATCAACATCAGACTGTGA